In Rutidosis leptorrhynchoides isolate AG116_Rl617_1_P2 chromosome 2, CSIRO_AGI_Rlap_v1, whole genome shotgun sequence, one genomic interval encodes:
- the LOC139893998 gene encoding uncharacterized protein, giving the protein MKEPNILIKRSRIKKCFKQILSIEDQERVLIVSSLWNIAMNQPEDPEFPSLGIFKCMVCLLHKSIKDKSWLLDGQNIYIPYYAAHIIGSYTMNNVEFAEKAVKSGVIPPLLELLKGNMSWVEQRVAVRALGHLASYDTTFEPLAIYEEEMVKLAMFLASSCGDIVYNEFVSINDPNDRVEYHKKLITRGVEELEMENRKAEEWASQIQCWSLHLLNCFAIRGRSIDLICNQDFLKKLSSMWGGLVNFMSPSGVGLIRILCYSRVGRMKVSECKEVIKSICNLSRSSDDWQYMGIDCLLLLLHDKNTRYKILEIACFYLVDLVELHKLGERSKLGQKITKALLIDFKNGKSRIKNSPEVDRILKEIWASKVDKNRRERFISAEKLEEKRVLVSLIKQQANHSFWLGEIDIAITKYTEGLQFCPIKLRKERIVLYSNRAQCYLLLNDHDAAISDTTRALSISKPANSHAKSLWRRSQAYYMKGLAKESLMDCLMFINSFVSSSKKKHAKIPYYAVHMIKKLMDSTWFFASAKSKLSNIASTSSDLGRNKEEFSDDDALMSGLYTILEEPFIRKEEEAATRKKLYRYERRKSSFKARSI; this is encoded by the exons ATGAAAGagccaaacatattaatcaagagaTCAAGAATCAAAAAATGCTTCAAACAAATACTATCAATCGAAGATCAAGAGCGTGTACTTATCGTATCTAGTCTGTGGAACATCGCCATGAATCAACCCGAAGATCCAGAGTTTCCTTCTTTAGGCATATTCAAATGCATGGTGTGCTTGCTTCATAAGAGCATAAAAGACAAATCTTGGCTTCTTGATGGACAAAACATTTATATCCCGTATTATGCGGCCCATATCATAGGGTCTTACACCATGAACAACGTCGAGTTTGCTGAAAAAGCTGTGAAATCCGGTGTTATTCCACCACTGCTGGAACTTTTAAAAGGAAATATGAGTTGGGTGGAGCAAAGGGTTGCGGTTAGAGCTCTTGGACACCTAGCTAGCTATGATACTACTTTTGAACCGTTAGCCATTTATGAAGAAGAGATGGTCAAGTTAGCCATGTTCCTAGCTTCAAGTTGTGGTGATATAGTTTATAACGAGTTTGTATCCATTAATGATCCGAACGATAGGGTGGAATATCACAAAAAATTGATCACTCGAGGGGTTGAAGAGCTAGAAATGGAGAACCGAAAGGCCGAAGAATGGGCTAGCCAAATACAATGTTGGTCTCTACATTTACTAAATTGCTTTGCTATTAGAGGTAGATCTATAGATCTTATTTGCAATCAAGATTTTTTGAAAAAGTTGAGTTCAATGTGGGGTGGGCTTGTGAATTTTATGTCACCTTCGGGTGTTGGGCTAATAAGAATTTTATGTTATTCTCGAGTTGGAAGAATGAAAGTTTCTGAATGCAAAGAGGTTATCAAAAGTATTTGTAACCTTTCGAGATCTTCGGATGATTGGCAGTATATGGGGATTGATTGCCTTTTATTGCTTCTTCATGACAAAAACACAAGGTACAAGATTCTTGAAATTGCATGTTTTTATTTGGTTGATTTAGTTGAGCTACATAAACTTGGAGAAAGATCGAAACTTGGACAGAAGATCACAAAAGCGCTGCTCATCGACTTCAAGAATGGGAAATCAAGAATCAAGAACAGCCCTGAAGTTGATCGAATATTAAAAGAAATTTGGGCATCGAAAGTTGATAAGAACAGAAGAGAAAGATTTATATCGGCTGAAAAACTTGAAGAAAAAAGGGTTTTAGTGAGTCTGATTAAGCAACAAGCAAATCATAGCTTTTGGTTAGGAGAAATCGATATCGCGATAACTAAATACACCGAAGGTTTACAATTTTGTCCAATTAAACTAAGGAAAGAAAGGATTGTACTTTATAGTAATAGAGCTCAATGTTATTTACTTCTTAATGATCATGATGCCGCAATTAGTGACACAACGAGAGCTCTTTCGATCTCGAAACCTGCAAATTCTCATGCTAAAAGCTTGTGGAGAAGATCACAAGCTTATTACATGAAAGGGTTAGCAAAAGAGAGTTTAATGGACTGTTTAATGTTCATTAATTCTTTTGTTAGTTCTAGCAAGAAAAAGCATGCAAAAATCCCTTATTATGCAGTGCATATGATCAAGAAGCTGATGGATTCCACGTGGTTTTTCGCATCTGCTAAATCAAAATTATCAAACATTGCGAGCACGTCTAGTGATCTTGGACGGAACAAGGAGGAATTTTCAGATGATGACGCGCTTATGTCAG GATTATATACGATTCTAGAAGAACCGTTTATTAGGAAAGAAGAAGAAGCAGCTACTAGGAAAAAGTTGTATAGATACGAAAGGCGAAAGAGTTCATTCAAGGCTCGATCAATATAA